In one Musa acuminata AAA Group cultivar baxijiao chromosome BXJ2-5, Cavendish_Baxijiao_AAA, whole genome shotgun sequence genomic region, the following are encoded:
- the LOC103974075 gene encoding protein BIG GRAIN 1-like: protein MERWGKERQRRGHECPSFSSTLLDAIYRSMDESDAGGTPEPSLAASRRPAMVVSERAGSRPRGLPPISTSSSSDNSSYGGFSSSSEPESASSHRARLRPIRSGEAPARCTAVSSPPTRPPPPPPLQQQQRISSPPVVHHRERTKSSSIRSKLWDLGRSKAPASPGGRLAALLNSLFASAAKRPKKSKTPTATAAGAVGSYDDSACSTLSSHSRSCLVKAPSSRRAPPAEDEGAKRSVRFHPMSVIVGEDLRPCGQKNVYAGDRAAEGRRRTVATEVEGKGKTKTRMRVEELLRRFEDGEEEDGEISDSSSDLFELENLTVMTGGEGYRDELPVYETTHAATNRAISRGLVR, encoded by the coding sequence ATGGAGAGATGGGGGAAGGAGCGGCAGCGGCGTGGTCACGAGTGCCCATCCTTCTCCTCCACGCTGCTCGACGCAATCTACCGTTCCATGGACGAGTCCGACGCCGGAGGAACGCCCGAGCCTTCCCTCGCCGCCTCGAGGAGGCCCGCCATGGTGGTCAGCGAGAGGGCGGGGAGCCGACCCCGTGGCCTCCCGCCCATCTCTACCTCGAGCTCCTCAGATAATTCCAGCTACGggggcttctcctcctcctccgagcCTGAGTCGGCTTCGAGccaccgagccagactcaggcctaTCCGTAGCGGGGAGGCGCCGGCTCGCTGCACCGCCGTCTCCAGCCCTCCCACTCGTCCTCCCCCGCCGCCACcgctgcagcagcagcaacggATCTCCTCGCCGCCGGTCGTACACCACCGCGAGAGGACGAAGTCGAGCTCGATCCGGAGCAAGCTCTGGGATCTGGGACGATCCAAGGCGCCAGCGTCACCAGGGGGCCGCCTCGCCGCCCTCCTGAACTCTCTTTTCGCCTCCGCAGCCAAAAGACCGAAGAAGTCCAAAACCCCGACCGCCACCGCCGCGGGCGCCGTCGGCAGCTACGACGACTCGGCCTGCTCCACTCTGTCATCTCACTCCCGATCGTGCCTCGTCAAGGCGCCGTCGTCGAGGCGGGCACCACCGGCGGAGGACGAGGGAGCGAAGAGGTCGGTGCGGTTCCACCCGATGAGCGTGATCGTGGGCGAGGACCTGCGGCCGTGCGGGCAGAAGAACGTGTACGCTGGCGATCGGGCGGCGGAGGGGAGGCGGCGAACGGTGGCGACGGAGGTGGAAGGGAAGGGGAAGACAAAGACGAGGATGAGGGTGGAAGAACTCCTGAGAAGGTTCGAAGACGGGGAAGAAGAAGACGGAGAGATCAGCGACTCGAGCTCGGATCTGTTCGAGCTGGAGAATCTGACGGTGATGACAGGGGGAGAGGGATACAGGGATGAGCTTCCAGTGTACGAGACTACGCATGCCGCTACTAATCGCGCCATTTCTCGTGGACTCGTCCGCtaa